A part of Roseofilum casamattae BLCC-M143 genomic DNA contains:
- a CDS encoding TolC family protein yields MKYSMLSIDPHHNREVTEPSSKSWYHHCWLMLVPYFTLVTIALPFRVLGVPLPALNVGVEGTNLTQPIALAIADVVQLAIENNTEIKNAYLDRITQRLDLAVAEDKFKPDLTPNLSLNAQRQTNGRQINQTQSLDIGAQMTAQLPLGSTVDLSWQSSRNLQQQFNSSNDVSQRSLNHRLQLQVTQPLLRGAGVRVNRASVERARVSDRSNILTVKATLMDRVTDAILAYRQLLQRQEALKIARLSLENSRKRLEITKALIDAGLQAPVEGIQAETDVASQELTVLSAKNDLDAARLQLLNLLELDRDLPIVAQQLDRQDLPNLDRDELLALAVENNPEYLRAKFNVEINNYDLIEAADRRRWALDLQTEYDWSPSNLSEDTSNLSVRLNLSHALGDLSRQQQFQQSRISLLKAENTINRQYSELTIDISDRIREIELLFEQVNQSRTARNLAQQQLEVEENKFRFSTSNTSLTDIIQFQNDLAFAKERELNASINYLNALTNLDRTLGLTLERWNLQIEID; encoded by the coding sequence ATGAAGTACTCTATGTTAAGCATTGACCCGCACCATAACCGAGAGGTGACGGAGCCGAGCAGCAAGAGCTGGTATCATCACTGTTGGCTGATGCTCGTTCCTTATTTCACTTTAGTTACCATTGCCCTCCCCTTTCGGGTTCTGGGAGTCCCTTTACCAGCGCTAAATGTTGGGGTTGAGGGAACCAACCTCACCCAACCCATTGCTTTGGCAATTGCTGATGTGGTTCAATTAGCGATCGAGAATAATACAGAAATTAAAAATGCTTATCTCGACCGGATTACCCAACGGCTAGATCTAGCCGTTGCTGAAGATAAGTTTAAACCCGATCTGACTCCAAATCTATCGCTCAATGCCCAACGTCAAACAAACGGCAGGCAAATTAATCAAACTCAATCTTTAGATATCGGCGCGCAAATGACCGCCCAATTGCCTCTAGGCAGTACGGTAGACTTAAGCTGGCAAAGCAGCCGTAACTTACAGCAGCAGTTTAACTCCTCCAATGATGTTAGTCAGAGAAGCTTAAACCATCGCCTGCAGTTGCAAGTGACTCAGCCTTTGCTGCGCGGAGCCGGAGTTCGGGTAAATCGAGCTTCAGTCGAACGCGCTCGAGTTAGCGATCGCTCTAATATTCTAACTGTGAAAGCAACCTTAATGGATCGGGTAACGGACGCAATTTTGGCCTACCGCCAACTCTTACAACGTCAAGAAGCTTTAAAGATTGCTCGACTCAGTTTAGAGAACTCTCGCAAGCGTCTGGAAATTACGAAGGCTTTAATCGATGCCGGACTGCAGGCCCCGGTTGAAGGTATTCAAGCAGAGACAGATGTTGCCTCCCAAGAACTGACTGTATTGAGCGCAAAAAATGACTTGGATGCCGCACGATTACAGTTATTAAATTTGCTCGAACTCGATCGCGATTTACCTATTGTCGCCCAACAGCTCGATCGGCAAGATTTGCCTAATCTCGATCGCGATGAGTTATTAGCTCTGGCCGTAGAAAATAATCCAGAGTATTTACGAGCTAAATTTAATGTAGAGATTAATAACTACGATCTAATTGAAGCTGCCGATCGCCGCCGCTGGGCGTTAGATCTGCAAACCGAATACGATTGGTCGCCGAGCAACTTAAGTGAAGATACCTCCAATTTGAGCGTACGATTAAATCTCAGTCATGCCTTGGGAGATTTAAGCCGACAACAACAATTTCAGCAGAGCCGTATTAGCTTGCTCAAAGCGGAAAATACCATTAATCGCCAATATTCAGAATTAACCATCGATATTAGCGATCGCATTCGCGAAATTGAGCTATTATTCGAGCAAGTCAATCAATCTCGAACCGCCCGAAACTTAGCACAACAACAATTAGAAGTGGAAGAAAATAAATTTAGATTTAGTACGAGCAATACCTCCTTAACCGATATTATTCAATTTCAAAATGACTTAGCTTTTGCCAAAGAAAGAGAGCTAAATGCTTCCATTAATTATCTCAATGCTCTGACGAATCTCGACCGTACATTGGGTTTAACTCTCGAGCGATGGAATTTACAGATCGAGATAGACTGA